Proteins encoded in a region of the Ptychodera flava strain L36383 chromosome 4, AS_Pfla_20210202, whole genome shotgun sequence genome:
- the LOC139131270 gene encoding monocarboxylate transporter 12-like isoform X1 codes for MVKKMEKHQEKDCYWKWLIVCSSFYINFYNVGSEVSRGVFMVEFLDYFKEGASVFMWIFMFAGLGGAVSGSLVGFTVSKYGVRKVVLFSAILHCAAIGLSVFAESVPHLIVTFGILNGIGLSVASICGYTIVGEYFRNGYAFANGLSSMGARCGAMALPPLTVLLIEKYGWHGALVIFTGFSANMIVCATAMKAPFSVPTLDEGICKKDTETQDDDRVISRHTDSRELRKMNQSTVESTSIPMTKDVNSEMSVDNIELEIKQKCLMKKCALIYRLFGFHLVRRYPLYGVLNLSIFFYGVYIGSNPVWIVVRAVAIGIPRIDAATLLTYTGACGMASRFLHGWFIDRGVISPFTLLTLMMATKSIANIVLTFTTNYAIMVISCVFLGIAQGVITPVYVVCARKLVEPKDHPSALGLLFAVLEISCVMIPVAGKIYDVTQDSRHPLFVTDAGISIGTILCAVVCVLQKRNAKSRLDLHVDNQEGTS; via the exons ATGGTTAAGAAGATGGAGAAACATCAAGAAAAAGACTGCTATTGGAAATGGTTAATTGTATGCAGTTCATTCTATATAAATTTTTACAACGTAGGTTCGGAAGTGTCAAGAGGCGTCTTCATGGTCGAATTTCTAGATTATTTTAAAGAGGGCGCATCTGTCTTCATGTGGATTTTCATGTTCGCAGGACTTGGTGGTGCAGTAAGCG GTTCCCTGGTTGGATTCACTGTTTCAAAGTATGGTGTGCGAAAAGTAGTTTTATTCTCGGCCATCTTACACTGTGCAGCCATAGGCTTATCTGTATTTGCTGAAAGTGTACCCCACCTAATCGTAACATTTGGGATATTAAACG GGATTGGTCTCTCCGTTGCCTCAATTTGTGGTTACACAATCGTTGGTGAATATTTCCGTAATGGTTATGCATTTGCTAATGGACTTTCTTCAATGGGAGCTAGGTGCGGCGCCATGGCTCTCCCGCCATTAACCGTACTCTTAATAGAAAAATATGGCTGGCATGGCGCACTAGTCATATTCACCGGATTCTCCGCCAATATGATTGTGTGTGCCACAGCCATGAAAGCACCGTTTAGTGTTCCGACACTAGATGAAGGTATCTGTAAGAAAGACACGGAAACGCAAGACGATGACCGAGTGATATCAAGGCACACGGACTCGAGAGAACTACGGAAAATGAACCAAAGCACCGTAGAATCTACAAGTATTCCCATGACGAAAGACGTAAATTCAGAAATGTCTGTCGATAATATTGAACTTGAAATAAAGCAGAAATGCCTTATGAAAAAATGTGCTCTCATATATAGGCTGTTTGGGTTTCATCTTGTACGAAGATATCCCCTTTACGGGGTCCTAAACCTCAGTATATTTTTCTATGGTGTTTACATAGGGTCAAACCCTGTCTGGATAGTTGTTCGCGCTGTTGCCATTGGGATTCCTCGTATTGATGCAGCCACGTTGCTGACGTATACTGGCGCTTGTGGTATGGCTAGTAGATTCCTGCATGGTTGGTTCATTGATCGAGGAGTTATCTCTCCCTTCACACTGTTGACGTTGATGATGGCTACAAAATCAATCGCCAATATAGTGTTAACTTTCACAACAAACTACGCAATTATGGTTATCTCATGCGTTttcctagggatagcccaaggAGTTATCACGCCTGTCTACGTGGTTTGTGCAAGAAAGTTGGTAGAACCTAAAGATCACCCTAGTGCACTTGGTTTACTTTTTGCCGTGTTGGAGATATCATGTGTGATGATACCAGTTGCAG GTAAGATCTATGACGTCACCCAAGATTCACGACATCCCCTGTTCGTGACAGACGCAGGCATAAGCATCGGCACCATTCTTTGTGCAGTCGTCTGTGTACTCCAAAAGAGGAATGCAAAAAGTCGATTGGATTTACACGTTGACAATCAGGAGGGAACGTCATAA
- the LOC139131270 gene encoding monocarboxylate transporter 12-like isoform X2, whose protein sequence is MVNCSLVGFTVSKYGVRKVVLFSAILHCAAIGLSVFAESVPHLIVTFGILNGIGLSVASICGYTIVGEYFRNGYAFANGLSSMGARCGAMALPPLTVLLIEKYGWHGALVIFTGFSANMIVCATAMKAPFSVPTLDEGICKKDTETQDDDRVISRHTDSRELRKMNQSTVESTSIPMTKDVNSEMSVDNIELEIKQKCLMKKCALIYRLFGFHLVRRYPLYGVLNLSIFFYGVYIGSNPVWIVVRAVAIGIPRIDAATLLTYTGACGMASRFLHGWFIDRGVISPFTLLTLMMATKSIANIVLTFTTNYAIMVISCVFLGIAQGVITPVYVVCARKLVEPKDHPSALGLLFAVLEISCVMIPVAGKIYDVTQDSRHPLFVTDAGISIGTILCAVVCVLQKRNAKSRLDLHVDNQEGTS, encoded by the exons ATGGTTAATT GTTCCCTGGTTGGATTCACTGTTTCAAAGTATGGTGTGCGAAAAGTAGTTTTATTCTCGGCCATCTTACACTGTGCAGCCATAGGCTTATCTGTATTTGCTGAAAGTGTACCCCACCTAATCGTAACATTTGGGATATTAAACG GGATTGGTCTCTCCGTTGCCTCAATTTGTGGTTACACAATCGTTGGTGAATATTTCCGTAATGGTTATGCATTTGCTAATGGACTTTCTTCAATGGGAGCTAGGTGCGGCGCCATGGCTCTCCCGCCATTAACCGTACTCTTAATAGAAAAATATGGCTGGCATGGCGCACTAGTCATATTCACCGGATTCTCCGCCAATATGATTGTGTGTGCCACAGCCATGAAAGCACCGTTTAGTGTTCCGACACTAGATGAAGGTATCTGTAAGAAAGACACGGAAACGCAAGACGATGACCGAGTGATATCAAGGCACACGGACTCGAGAGAACTACGGAAAATGAACCAAAGCACCGTAGAATCTACAAGTATTCCCATGACGAAAGACGTAAATTCAGAAATGTCTGTCGATAATATTGAACTTGAAATAAAGCAGAAATGCCTTATGAAAAAATGTGCTCTCATATATAGGCTGTTTGGGTTTCATCTTGTACGAAGATATCCCCTTTACGGGGTCCTAAACCTCAGTATATTTTTCTATGGTGTTTACATAGGGTCAAACCCTGTCTGGATAGTTGTTCGCGCTGTTGCCATTGGGATTCCTCGTATTGATGCAGCCACGTTGCTGACGTATACTGGCGCTTGTGGTATGGCTAGTAGATTCCTGCATGGTTGGTTCATTGATCGAGGAGTTATCTCTCCCTTCACACTGTTGACGTTGATGATGGCTACAAAATCAATCGCCAATATAGTGTTAACTTTCACAACAAACTACGCAATTATGGTTATCTCATGCGTTttcctagggatagcccaaggAGTTATCACGCCTGTCTACGTGGTTTGTGCAAGAAAGTTGGTAGAACCTAAAGATCACCCTAGTGCACTTGGTTTACTTTTTGCCGTGTTGGAGATATCATGTGTGATGATACCAGTTGCAG GTAAGATCTATGACGTCACCCAAGATTCACGACATCCCCTGTTCGTGACAGACGCAGGCATAAGCATCGGCACCATTCTTTGTGCAGTCGTCTGTGTACTCCAAAAGAGGAATGCAAAAAGTCGATTGGATTTACACGTTGACAATCAGGAGGGAACGTCATAA